The following are encoded together in the Citrobacter arsenatis genome:
- the dgoD gene encoding galactonate dehydratase: MKITKITTYRLPPRWMFLKIETDEGIVGWGEPVIEGRARTVEAAVHELGDYLIGQDPARINDLWQVMYRAGFYRGGPIMMSAIAGIDQALWDIKGKVLNAPIWQLMGGLVRDKIKAYSWVGGDRPAEVIDGIKKLRGIGFDTFKLNGCEEMGVIDNSRAVDAAVNTVAQIREAFGNEIEFGLDFHGRVSAPMAKVLIKELEQYRPLFIEEPVLAEQAEYYPRLAAQTHIPIAAGERMFSRFEFKRVLEAGGLAILQPDLSHAGGITECYKIAGMAEAYDVALAPHCPLGPIALAACLHIDFVSRNAVFQEQSMGIHYNKGAELLDFVKNKEDFNMEGGFFKPLMKPGLGVEIDEARVIELSKNAPDWRNPLWRHEDGSVAEW; the protein is encoded by the coding sequence ATGAAAATTACTAAAATCACCACGTACCGTTTACCCCCGCGCTGGATGTTTTTAAAGATTGAAACAGATGAGGGGATTGTTGGCTGGGGTGAACCGGTCATAGAAGGGCGAGCACGCACTGTGGAAGCAGCGGTTCACGAGCTTGGTGATTACCTTATTGGCCAGGATCCCGCGCGTATTAACGATCTCTGGCAGGTGATGTACCGGGCTGGTTTTTATCGTGGAGGCCCGATCATGATGAGTGCAATCGCTGGTATTGATCAGGCGCTGTGGGACATTAAAGGTAAAGTGCTGAACGCACCGATCTGGCAGCTGATGGGAGGGCTGGTTCGCGATAAAATCAAAGCCTACAGCTGGGTTGGCGGCGATCGTCCGGCTGAAGTGATCGACGGCATCAAGAAGCTGCGCGGCATTGGCTTTGATACCTTTAAACTGAACGGCTGTGAAGAAATGGGTGTCATTGATAATTCTCGCGCAGTGGATGCTGCGGTAAATACCGTGGCGCAAATTCGCGAAGCCTTTGGTAATGAAATTGAGTTTGGCCTCGATTTCCATGGTCGTGTTAGTGCCCCGATGGCGAAAGTATTAATTAAAGAGCTGGAACAATACCGCCCTCTGTTTATTGAAGAACCGGTACTGGCTGAACAGGCGGAATATTATCCGAGGCTGGCGGCGCAAACGCATATTCCGATTGCTGCTGGTGAACGTATGTTCTCGCGTTTCGAATTTAAACGCGTGCTGGAAGCGGGTGGCCTGGCTATTTTACAGCCGGACTTGTCTCATGCGGGCGGTATTACTGAATGCTATAAAATAGCTGGGATGGCGGAAGCCTACGACGTGGCATTGGCTCCGCACTGCCCGTTGGGGCCAATTGCGTTAGCCGCCTGTCTGCATATCGACTTCGTCTCGCGCAACGCGGTATTCCAGGAGCAAAGCATGGGTATTCACTACAATAAGGGCGCTGAGTTACTCGACTTTGTAAAAAATAAAGAAGACTTCAATATGGAAGGCGGCTTCTTTAAACCGCTAATGAAGCCGGGTCTAGGGGTAGAAATTGATGAAGCCCGGGTGATCGAACTCAGCAAAAATGCACCGGACTGGCGTAATCCGTTGTGGCGGCATGAGGATGGTTCTGTCGCTGAATGGTAA